The following coding sequences lie in one Candidatus Eremiobacterota bacterium genomic window:
- the hutH gene encoding histidine ammonia-lyase, translated as MARRSSRHRAARPRDDRHSERAPVRKTGTSRLVEALSFVEIDGRHLTLEAIERVAWGDSVRIAAAARERVARARAFVDRRFASGEAIYGVTTGFGRLATISVDPADAVALQVNLVRSHAAGTGEPLEAPTVRAAGVLRANSLCAGHSGVKLETVDLIVAMLDRGVTPVVPCQGSVGASGDLAPLAHMTLALIGEGEAFYEGERLPSAIALQRAGLAPIALGAKEGLALVNGTQVMTGVATLGLLRAQRLAAAADVIGAMSLEAYLGTERVFDRRLNDLRPHPGQERVAANLRALLAGSQIVQSHAECGRVQDPYSFRCIPVVHGAVGDSLTHVRRVTEIEANSVTDNPLVFPEDGEFLSGGNFHGEPIALATDFLKLAVSELASIAERRLYLLLNAEDRGLPLFLARRLGLESGLMIVQYTAAALVNDNKGLCWPSSVDSIPTSAGQEDHVSMGMTSANNLPRVLENVEGALACELLAALAATDFRRPLASGRGTQAAYDVAREAIAPWLEDRAPAPDIAAARELIGSARLVRAAEAAIGRRLTA; from the coding sequence ATGGCACGGCGATCCTCGCGCCATCGTGCTGCGCGACCACGAGACGATCGTCATTCAGAACGCGCCCCCGTTCGCAAAACCGGCACATCCCGACTGGTCGAAGCTTTGAGCTTTGTCGAAATCGACGGCCGTCACTTAACGCTCGAGGCGATCGAGCGGGTTGCCTGGGGAGACTCGGTTCGGATTGCGGCCGCGGCTCGTGAGCGCGTCGCACGAGCGCGCGCCTTCGTCGACCGTCGCTTTGCAAGTGGCGAGGCCATCTATGGCGTGACGACCGGGTTCGGACGCCTCGCTACCATTTCAGTCGATCCGGCCGATGCGGTCGCGTTGCAGGTGAATCTCGTTCGCAGCCATGCCGCGGGGACCGGTGAGCCACTCGAGGCACCAACCGTCCGCGCGGCCGGCGTGCTGCGTGCGAACTCGCTCTGCGCGGGACACTCCGGCGTGAAACTGGAGACCGTTGATCTCATCGTGGCGATGCTCGATCGCGGGGTCACTCCCGTCGTCCCATGCCAAGGGTCGGTCGGCGCGAGCGGTGACTTAGCACCGCTCGCCCACATGACGCTCGCCTTAATCGGTGAGGGAGAAGCCTTTTACGAAGGAGAGCGGCTTCCAAGCGCCATCGCGCTCCAACGCGCGGGCCTTGCGCCAATTGCATTGGGCGCCAAGGAAGGTTTGGCATTGGTCAACGGCACGCAGGTGATGACCGGTGTCGCCACACTCGGTCTGCTGCGCGCGCAACGGCTCGCCGCCGCCGCCGATGTGATCGGCGCCATGTCGCTCGAGGCCTACCTGGGGACTGAGCGGGTCTTTGACCGCCGGCTCAACGATCTGCGCCCGCATCCGGGGCAAGAGCGCGTCGCCGCTAACCTGCGGGCGTTGCTCGCCGGTTCTCAAATCGTTCAGTCGCACGCCGAATGCGGGCGCGTGCAGGACCCATATTCGTTCCGCTGCATTCCGGTCGTTCACGGCGCGGTGGGCGATTCGCTGACACACGTTCGGCGGGTCACCGAAATCGAGGCGAATTCGGTGACCGACAATCCGCTCGTCTTTCCCGAAGATGGCGAGTTTCTTTCAGGCGGAAACTTCCACGGTGAGCCGATCGCGCTTGCGACCGACTTCTTGAAACTGGCGGTTTCGGAACTAGCATCCATCGCGGAGCGGCGGCTTTATCTGCTGCTCAATGCCGAGGACCGCGGTCTGCCGCTCTTTCTTGCGCGCCGCCTCGGCCTAGAATCGGGACTGATGATCGTGCAATACACCGCCGCGGCGCTCGTCAACGACAATAAGGGTCTCTGCTGGCCATCGAGCGTCGATTCGATACCGACCTCAGCCGGCCAAGAAGATCACGTCAGCATGGGAATGACGTCGGCGAACAATCTGCCGCGGGTCCTGGAGAACGTCGAAGGCGCGCTGGCGTGCGAGCTGCTTGCGGCGTTGGCCGCCACCGATTTTCGCCGCCCACTCGCATCCGGGCGCGGGACGCAGGCTGCCTACGACGTCGCGCGCGAGGCGATTGCGCCGTGGTTGGAGGATCGCGCCCCGGCGCCCGATATCGCCGCTGCGCGCGAGCTCATCGGGTCAGCCCGGCTCGTCCGCGCTGCCGAAGCCGCGATCGGCCGGCGCCTTACAGCGTGA
- a CDS encoding WYL domain-containing protein, producing MTAPEGEAKVVLLVRLLNAIDRGHYSFEDLKDHVAEGGKRPSTRSLRRYLAVLTNAGFPLYFDRAANVYRFAEGYSLKRLDLDSGELFGLVALRALAASIGGTIGSSIDDVAEKLVDSTGRGTRARVEASSPVAFRLSEVRLDERGERAFTLLSSAERNSRSVQFTYLDKEGRNSTRTVDPYGFIVNAGRVYCVAYDQTRRDMRTFAVDSIGDPDVLARTFVRPNGFNVEAYAAASISGLLHADQTSDVRVRFAPRVAKAAIAAHVVAEREIETRDDGSAEILYRVADVDELVRWVLGWGSQAEVIAPASARTRISELAREISAKYS from the coding sequence ATGACCGCACCGGAAGGAGAAGCGAAGGTCGTCCTTCTGGTCCGTTTGCTCAATGCGATCGATCGAGGCCACTATTCGTTCGAAGACCTCAAAGACCACGTTGCGGAGGGCGGGAAACGCCCGAGTACGCGCAGTCTTCGCCGGTATCTCGCGGTGTTGACCAATGCCGGCTTTCCCTTATATTTCGATCGCGCCGCCAACGTCTATCGCTTTGCCGAGGGATACAGTCTCAAGCGGCTCGATCTCGACAGCGGCGAGCTCTTCGGCCTGGTCGCGCTGCGCGCCCTCGCCGCCAGCATCGGTGGCACGATCGGCTCGTCAATCGACGATGTGGCCGAGAAGCTGGTCGATAGCACGGGCCGCGGCACTCGGGCTCGAGTCGAGGCCAGCTCGCCGGTCGCCTTTCGACTCTCCGAAGTGAGGCTGGACGAACGGGGCGAACGCGCCTTCACCTTGCTCTCCTCGGCAGAGCGCAATTCGCGAAGCGTGCAGTTCACGTATCTCGACAAGGAAGGACGCAATAGCACCCGCACCGTTGATCCCTACGGCTTCATCGTCAATGCGGGGCGCGTCTACTGCGTCGCCTACGATCAGACGCGTCGCGACATGCGAACGTTTGCTGTCGACAGCATCGGTGACCCCGACGTGCTCGCTCGCACCTTCGTTCGGCCCAACGGGTTTAATGTGGAAGCGTACGCAGCAGCGTCAATCAGCGGCCTGCTCCACGCAGACCAGACGAGCGACGTGCGGGTTCGGTTCGCTCCTCGCGTCGCTAAGGCTGCGATCGCGGCGCACGTCGTCGCCGAGCGAGAGATCGAAACCCGCGACGACGGCTCCGCCGAAATTCTCTATCGCGTCGCCGATGTCGACGAGCTCGTCCGCTGGGTCCTGGGTTGGGGCTCGCAAGCTGAAGTCATCGCGCCCGCCTCCGCCCGGACCCGCATATCCGAGCTCGCCCGCGAAATCTCCGCCAAGTACTCCTAG
- a CDS encoding TonB-dependent receptor: MLHSLGRSFLFFALVFAAGSLCARAGTTGTITGVVVSTTQAPVAGARVVATSPSQTSIVTTDASGRFALLSLAPDTYTISASKAGFDTAALTGVSVFADQVQTIRVSLAPSLRTIARVTARSTMDLVKPGTTSDVYSVNSTVTQAAAGLGGGGNLNNAYSAIASVPGAFVPPNQQGWDQVVYIRGGAPDQIGYEFDGVPVNRSFDNYPGGTAATLGQQELQVYTGGGTAGESATGLAGFINQVIKTGTYPGYATASGGIGTPTYYHNLQVEVGGATPDRLFSYYVGIGGYNQGYRYLDQFNGASLGDVWGYPNIAYNTTNLLFGGVYPTCGYTPRSNSGFYSGPNSSPVYDPFTLRPGQPGYLPLPVGVANDPGCYQTISPAYDSYSDIADRENVLNMHVGIPHRHDAGRDDIQMLYNVTSIHSAFYSSANDIGPNLVQQLNALNVYRSCRFPNSSACAAHVADAPPEIWGDFVTWPSGTQFGENAADVSAVPYFAPSSPGNRCANVNPTVLAGPAVIPGACPGGVFADVPADARDAFWNNASIVKLQYQHNIGSNAYFRLYGYTFYSDWLQTSPLSEASGLYGFGVTSYDYELESHTRGLAFTYANQLNSQHLLTFDANYTTASTNRYNNTNYNNTLGTDATNLTNGTQCFAYTSGSFEHESYQAGQPAPCNSPLTSGTFQYPIPPGSVSVPGATWQVTNTGNSGFLNNVEPNFTSVALEDLWDPTDKLNVDLGLREELYEYNLANTSSNGQNFWFLAGQREFCYNPITLAPYFIPVPPASGKPAQPFIGFNCPIDNSIPAHPVQTVHPDGLDGHLLLSNNYPSTVSDYAFTPRLGLTYTLNPDTVLRFSAGRYAQEPETYQVQYNAKDSNLAYDLFQAFWQYGYTTPLHNPLVQYSDNYDASFERRFKGTDMSIKITPYYRYATNQVYSISLPFGLSGGLNSGVERVDGFETEFTKGDFNKNGLSFLLSYTYTNAAERWANFPGTTINPIDPYNQDIANFNGLTRAGDGSRCYESSHQGVVYPDPSCKQLKPQYNPPILNPYYTMSPQPLLDRNGWFPVGLDFAYLSPSVLSAIVNYKHNRFTITPALTFNQGQPYGNPADVIGLDPRTCSGNSEHIPTAKSPLQADYTTCGLAATQSGTFPGVLYIPNPQTGVFDNFGAFHQPNQLNLTMQIGYQLTPRVKVNLLLANLMNACFGGSSEPWTKQYPPNSYTCGYVSGGPFGSSYYVSNFYNGSSPNDRAANGVPLNPAFAQSYTPAYADTNSLVLPNPFNAYLQFNITL; this comes from the coding sequence TATACCATCTCCGCATCCAAAGCTGGTTTTGACACGGCAGCGCTGACGGGCGTTTCCGTTTTTGCCGACCAAGTTCAAACCATTCGGGTTTCGCTCGCACCGTCGCTGCGCACCATCGCGCGAGTGACGGCGCGTTCGACGATGGACCTCGTCAAGCCCGGCACGACCAGCGACGTCTACTCCGTCAACTCAACCGTCACTCAAGCGGCCGCGGGCCTTGGCGGCGGGGGCAACCTCAACAACGCTTACTCGGCGATCGCCTCGGTGCCGGGAGCCTTCGTCCCGCCGAATCAGCAAGGCTGGGATCAGGTCGTTTATATTCGGGGCGGGGCGCCCGATCAGATCGGATACGAATTCGACGGCGTTCCCGTCAATCGTTCGTTCGATAATTATCCCGGCGGTACGGCGGCAACCCTCGGTCAGCAAGAGCTGCAAGTTTATACCGGAGGTGGAACGGCGGGGGAAAGCGCGACCGGTCTGGCCGGTTTCATCAACCAGGTCATCAAGACGGGCACGTATCCCGGATACGCAACCGCCAGCGGCGGCATCGGCACTCCGACGTACTACCACAACCTGCAGGTCGAAGTCGGAGGCGCAACGCCGGATCGTCTCTTCTCCTACTATGTCGGTATCGGCGGCTACAATCAAGGCTACCGCTATCTCGATCAATTCAACGGCGCAAGCTTGGGCGACGTTTGGGGCTATCCCAACATCGCCTACAATACGACAAACCTGCTCTTCGGCGGCGTCTATCCAACATGCGGTTACACGCCAAGATCGAACTCCGGCTTCTATTCGGGTCCGAATTCATCGCCGGTCTACGACCCGTTCACCCTGCGGCCAGGTCAGCCGGGATATCTGCCGCTTCCCGTCGGCGTGGCGAACGATCCTGGTTGCTACCAAACGATCTCTCCGGCATATGACAGCTATTCGGATATTGCGGATCGCGAGAACGTGCTGAACATGCACGTGGGCATTCCGCACCGGCACGACGCTGGTCGCGACGATATTCAGATGCTGTATAACGTCACCTCGATTCACAGCGCGTTCTACAGCTCGGCCAACGATATCGGTCCTAATCTCGTGCAGCAACTCAACGCGCTCAACGTCTACCGCAGTTGCCGATTTCCTAACTCATCGGCCTGCGCGGCACACGTGGCCGATGCTCCACCCGAAATCTGGGGCGACTTCGTCACGTGGCCGAGCGGAACGCAGTTCGGTGAGAATGCTGCGGACGTTTCGGCGGTTCCCTACTTCGCTCCGAGCTCGCCCGGGAACCGATGCGCGAACGTCAACCCAACCGTACTGGCAGGGCCCGCGGTCATTCCCGGTGCTTGCCCGGGTGGGGTCTTCGCCGACGTCCCCGCCGATGCTCGCGACGCCTTTTGGAATAACGCCTCGATCGTCAAGCTGCAATACCAGCACAACATCGGCTCAAACGCCTACTTCCGGCTCTACGGATACACCTTCTACTCCGATTGGCTACAGACCAGCCCGCTCAGCGAGGCGTCGGGCCTTTATGGGTTCGGCGTAACGAGTTACGATTACGAGCTCGAATCGCATACGCGCGGCCTCGCATTCACGTACGCAAACCAGCTCAATTCCCAGCACTTGCTTACGTTCGACGCAAACTATACTACCGCGTCGACGAACCGCTACAACAATACAAACTACAACAACACGCTGGGCACCGATGCCACGAACCTTACGAACGGAACGCAGTGCTTTGCCTATACATCGGGCAGCTTCGAACACGAAAGCTATCAGGCCGGGCAGCCCGCACCGTGTAACAGTCCGTTGACGAGCGGCACGTTCCAGTATCCGATACCGCCCGGTTCGGTAAGCGTTCCGGGCGCGACTTGGCAAGTGACGAACACGGGAAACTCGGGCTTTCTCAACAACGTCGAGCCGAACTTTACGTCGGTAGCGCTCGAAGATCTTTGGGATCCGACCGATAAGCTCAACGTCGATCTGGGGCTACGCGAAGAGCTCTACGAATACAACCTCGCCAATACGTCGAGCAACGGTCAAAATTTTTGGTTTCTCGCCGGCCAGCGCGAGTTCTGCTATAACCCAATCACCTTGGCGCCGTACTTCATCCCGGTCCCGCCGGCCAGCGGCAAGCCGGCCCAGCCCTTTATCGGCTTTAACTGTCCAATTGACAACTCGATTCCGGCGCATCCCGTGCAGACCGTGCACCCCGACGGACTGGACGGTCATCTGTTGCTTAGCAACAACTACCCGTCAACGGTCAGCGACTACGCGTTTACGCCGCGGCTCGGCCTCACCTATACCCTCAATCCCGACACGGTGCTGCGCTTTTCGGCCGGGCGGTACGCCCAAGAACCGGAGACCTATCAAGTACAGTACAACGCTAAAGATAGCAATCTCGCATACGACCTCTTTCAGGCGTTTTGGCAGTACGGGTACACGACGCCGCTCCACAATCCGCTCGTGCAATACTCCGATAACTATGATGCTTCGTTCGAGCGGAGATTCAAAGGCACCGACATGTCGATCAAGATCACTCCGTACTATCGCTACGCGACCAATCAAGTCTACAGCATCTCACTTCCGTTCGGACTCTCCGGGGGCTTGAACTCCGGCGTGGAGCGCGTTGACGGTTTCGAAACGGAGTTCACGAAGGGCGACTTCAACAAGAACGGCCTGTCGTTCTTATTGTCGTACACGTATACGAACGCGGCGGAGCGTTGGGCCAACTTTCCTGGGACGACGATCAATCCGATCGATCCGTATAACCAAGATATCGCCAACTTCAACGGCCTGACGCGGGCCGGCGATGGCTCGAGGTGCTACGAGAGCAGCCACCAAGGCGTCGTTTATCCCGATCCGAGCTGTAAGCAGCTCAAACCGCAGTACAATCCACCGATCTTGAACCCGTATTACACGATGTCGCCGCAGCCGCTGCTCGATCGCAACGGTTGGTTTCCGGTCGGCTTGGACTTTGCTTATCTGTCGCCCAGCGTGTTGAGCGCGATCGTCAACTACAAGCACAACCGGTTTACGATCACTCCCGCGTTGACGTTCAATCAAGGGCAGCCGTACGGCAACCCCGCCGACGTTATCGGGCTCGATCCACGCACGTGCAGCGGCAACTCCGAGCATATTCCGACGGCAAAGAGCCCGCTCCAGGCGGATTATACTACTTGCGGTTTAGCGGCGACGCAAAGCGGAACGTTCCCGGGCGTCCTCTATATCCCCAATCCGCAGACCGGCGTCTTCGATAACTTCGGCGCGTTTCACCAGCCCAATCAGCTGAACCTCACCATGCAGATCGGTTATCAGCTCACCCCGCGGGTCAAGGTCAACCTGCTGCTGGCTAACCTCATGAACGCCTGTTTCGGTGGCTCGTCCGAGCCGTGGACGAAGCAATATCCGCCGAACAGTTATACCTGCGGATACGTCAGCGGCGGCCCGTTCGGCAGCTCGTACTACGTCTCGAACTTCTACAACGGCAGCTCGCCGAACGATCGCGCGGCCAACGGCGTGCCGCTCAATCCGGCCTTCGCTCAGTCATATACGCCGGCGTACGCCGATACCAACTCGCTGGTATTGCCGAACCCGTTCAACGCCTACCTACAGTTCAACATCACGCTGTAA